A single window of Granulicella sibirica DNA harbors:
- a CDS encoding glycosyltransferase family 9 protein, protein MATNAKQKPERVLIYRLGSLGDTLVALPALHLVARAFPDAERRMLTSIPPNAKAPAASAILDGTGLIHGYLQYPYATRNPFLLLRLWWNLLRWRPGLLVYMNGSRAVALAKRDERFFRLCGVRNLVGVPITEDMVCTRSLGASPAEPDAGEMFEHESSRLARNLSEIGDARLADPASWDLHLTEKEQKRASQVLEPLGRRGFLSVSFGTKNQSNDWEQHNWKALLERLADLYPNLALVICGAAVEAEMSEFAASGWRARSVNPVLNLCGQLSPRESAAVMGRSVLYLGHDSGPTHLAAAVQTTCVAIYGGRNLPGIWFPYGDQHKVFYHRVSCSGCRLQTCTVEKKRCVLSITVDEVLGEVTKRLPPSL, encoded by the coding sequence ATGGCCACTAACGCGAAGCAAAAGCCTGAAAGAGTTCTGATTTACCGTCTGGGCAGCTTGGGAGACACGCTCGTCGCACTGCCTGCGTTGCACCTGGTTGCTCGCGCGTTTCCGGATGCCGAAAGGCGCATGCTTACCAGCATTCCTCCAAACGCAAAGGCTCCGGCAGCATCGGCGATTCTCGATGGCACAGGTCTGATTCATGGTTATCTCCAATATCCATACGCGACCCGTAACCCGTTCCTGTTGCTACGTCTCTGGTGGAACCTGTTGCGCTGGCGACCTGGACTCTTGGTCTATATGAACGGCTCGAGGGCTGTGGCCTTAGCAAAGCGCGATGAAAGATTCTTTCGTCTGTGTGGAGTTCGTAATTTGGTAGGCGTCCCGATCACGGAAGACATGGTCTGTACTCGCTCGCTGGGAGCCTCCCCGGCGGAACCAGATGCCGGAGAAATGTTCGAACACGAAAGCTCTAGGCTCGCCCGCAATCTCTCTGAGATCGGCGATGCGCGCTTAGCAGACCCAGCAAGTTGGGATCTGCATCTGACCGAGAAAGAACAGAAGCGGGCGTCACAGGTGCTCGAACCCCTCGGCCGCCGGGGATTCCTGTCCGTAAGTTTCGGGACAAAGAATCAATCAAATGATTGGGAGCAGCACAACTGGAAAGCATTGCTCGAGAGGCTCGCCGACCTCTATCCAAACTTGGCATTGGTCATTTGCGGAGCAGCTGTCGAGGCCGAAATGAGCGAGTTCGCGGCCTCCGGCTGGCGAGCACGCTCTGTAAATCCGGTCCTCAACCTGTGTGGTCAGTTATCCCCTCGTGAAAGCGCAGCGGTCATGGGCCGTTCAGTTCTTTACCTTGGTCACGACTCCGGCCCGACCCATCTTGCAGCAGCAGTTCAGACTACCTGCGTTGCAATCTACGGCGGGCGCAATTTGCCGGGCATCTGGTTCCCATATGGAGACCAGCACAAGGTGTTCTATCACCGCGTATCCTGCTCGGGTTGCCGGCTGCAGACGTGCACCGTCGAAAAAAAGCGCTGCGTTCTCTCAATCACCGTGGATGAAGTGCTCGGAGAGGTCACAAAGCGTTTACCTCCGTCGCTTTGA